The Bacteroidales bacterium genome has a window encoding:
- a CDS encoding HAMP domain-containing protein: MLLIFFVGRLVNPLKELRDIAREVSEGNLKVRADIRQNDEIGTLGQAINQMVYKLREIVENIQIISYFSIEERQNSGFQTTSKSSVNAGSGNGNHSSSSTREYQNNTYSAGNQEKEYTENGAGMKTKQSNNGQ; the protein is encoded by the coding sequence GTGTTGCTTATATTTTTTGTGGGTCGACTGGTTAATCCCCTGAAAGAACTGAGAGACATTGCCAGGGAAGTGTCAGAAGGAAATCTTAAAGTCCGGGCTGATATCAGGCAGAACGACGAGATTGGCACGCTGGGTCAAGCCATCAATCAAATGGTTTACAAACTTAGAGAAATTGTTGAGAACATTCAGATCATCTCTTACTTCTCTATTGAGGAAAGGCAAAATTCCGGTTTTCAAACGACAAGCAAATCTTCCGTTAATGCCGGCTCAGGAAATGGAAACCACAGCTCCAGCAGTACCCGGGAATATCAGAATAATACGTATTCCGCTGGAAACCAAGAAAAAGAATATACAGAAAATGGTGCGGGAATGAAAACAAAGCAAAGCAATAACGGACAATAA
- the gap gene encoding type I glyceraldehyde-3-phosphate dehydrogenase produces the protein MKKVAINGLGRIGRATLKIIMERSDMELVAVNDIAPIANMVYLLKYDTVYGRYEKEVCRSKDAKSIAIEDYGFYYYSEKDPSQLPWKSHDIDVVFECTGLFTKTEELQKHLDAGAKQVILSAPTKSEEMQTVVHGVNKNEGNKQIISCASCTTNCITPVVEVMKRRIGIEKATMSTIHAYTSTQSLVDTPATKFKRGRAGAANMVPTTTGAATASAKALPDIKGKFNGVAVRVPIPAGSLADIVFVTSKPTDRKELNDIFREEARSKRYKDILGVTEDGIVSADIVKDPRASVVDLTMTQVVDGDLVKIMSWYDNEWGYASQMVKEAAQE, from the coding sequence ATGAAAAAAGTTGCTATTAATGGACTCGGACGAATTGGACGGGCGACGCTCAAAATAATCATGGAGCGATCGGATATGGAACTGGTCGCAGTGAATGATATAGCGCCAATTGCCAACATGGTTTATCTGTTAAAATATGATACCGTGTACGGCCGGTATGAAAAAGAGGTATGCAGAAGCAAGGATGCAAAAAGCATTGCCATAGAAGACTATGGATTCTACTATTACAGTGAAAAGGATCCCTCCCAATTGCCGTGGAAATCTCATGATATTGATGTAGTGTTTGAATGCACGGGATTATTTACAAAAACCGAAGAACTGCAAAAGCATCTGGACGCCGGGGCAAAACAGGTAATTTTGTCAGCTCCCACGAAAAGCGAAGAAATGCAAACCGTGGTGCATGGTGTCAATAAAAATGAAGGAAACAAACAAATCATCTCATGTGCCAGTTGCACTACCAATTGTATAACGCCGGTTGTGGAGGTCATGAAACGAAGGATAGGTATAGAAAAAGCCACCATGAGCACCATTCATGCCTATACGTCTACTCAAAGCCTCGTTGATACTCCGGCCACAAAATTCAAACGTGGAAGAGCGGGTGCCGCCAATATGGTTCCTACCACTACAGGTGCAGCAACGGCTTCTGCCAAAGCGCTTCCCGATATCAAGGGAAAATTTAACGGAGTGGCTGTGAGGGTACCCATACCTGCAGGAAGTCTGGCAGATATTGTATTCGTTACCAGCAAACCTACAGACAGGAAGGAGCTCAACGACATCTTCCGTGAAGAAGCACGGAGCAAAAGATATAAAGATATTCTGGGAGTTACCGAAGATGGTATTGTATCTGCTGATATCGTTAAGGATCCCCGGGCTTCTGTTGTGGATCTAACCATGACCCAGGTAGTTGACGGAGATCTGGTTAAGATCATGAGCTGGTATGATAATGAATGGGGATATGCCAGTCAGATGGTAAAAGAGGCAGCGCAGGAATAA
- a CDS encoding DUF3307 domain-containing protein, which produces MTLLYKLLILQFTAHILADFMLQEKNWIDHKEKKLFAKQHVWHALIIFITSWALSFHIGFWKGALVISVLHLGMDILKSLFKVRKDKNYFFLDQFVHLIILVVISTLYVHYFGYALPFGADVKILAAISAVVLCLKPSNIIIKNLLDVFDIEAPKEKGVRKNAVDQEEEAKGLPNAGKLIGIVERLLAFMLILSGQYSAVGFIFAAKSILRFRNTKHSEYVLVGSLLSFGIAIFLALGVSEI; this is translated from the coding sequence ATGACCCTGCTTTATAAACTATTAATATTACAGTTTACAGCCCATATACTGGCTGATTTTATGCTTCAGGAGAAAAACTGGATTGACCATAAGGAGAAAAAACTCTTCGCCAAACAACATGTGTGGCATGCCCTCATTATTTTTATCACCTCATGGGCTTTGTCTTTTCATATTGGATTTTGGAAAGGGGCGCTGGTTATTTCGGTACTTCACCTGGGTATGGATATTCTGAAAAGCCTTTTTAAGGTGAGAAAAGATAAAAATTATTTTTTTCTTGATCAGTTTGTTCATTTAATTATCCTGGTTGTAATTTCTACGCTTTATGTGCACTATTTCGGGTATGCGTTACCTTTTGGTGCTGACGTAAAAATATTGGCAGCGATTTCTGCTGTTGTGCTTTGTCTGAAACCGTCCAACATCATCATCAAAAATCTGCTGGATGTTTTTGATATTGAAGCCCCAAAGGAGAAAGGAGTGAGGAAAAATGCGGTGGATCAGGAAGAAGAAGCTAAAGGTTTGCCCAATGCAGGTAAGCTTATTGGTATTGTTGAACGTCTGCTGGCTTTCATGCTCATCCTTTCAGGCCAATATAGCGCTGTAGGATTCATTTTTGCTGCAAAATCCATATTAAGATTTCGGAATACGAAACATTCTGAATATGTGCTTGTAGGTTCCCTGTTGAGTTTTGGAATTGCCATTTTTTTGGCATTGGGTGTGTCTGAAATTTAA